The following proteins are encoded in a genomic region of Deltaproteobacteria bacterium:
- a CDS encoding NAD(P)-dependent oxidoreductase, which yields MTTMITGAGLVGSQIARILVQQGEKPVLFDIAPNLTALADVVGDVGAVTLFRGDLLNPFDLGKVINEHGITRIIHTAAYPNLGTGAQENPYGAIQVNIMGTANVLEAARLHGAERVVMISTAAVARGIAGGEDNGDHSKEEALPRPSSFYSATKQAGENLGYNYARSHGVDFRAVRFPNVCGPWIPGGGGRPSAMFRTLVEKSVDGVEHTVPPGVMEWLYSKDAARGVVLALQTEGVKSRVFNLGVGKPYDNQELIDIFKQVVPGAKLGIDESATTSQTSSVFLDITRAQTELGFDAEYDIPAAVSDFVGWYRRLKGKGN from the coding sequence ATGACGACCATGATCACGGGCGCGGGGCTGGTGGGCTCCCAGATCGCGCGCATCCTTGTGCAGCAGGGCGAGAAGCCCGTCCTGTTCGATATTGCACCCAATCTCACCGCGCTGGCCGATGTTGTAGGGGACGTGGGCGCGGTCACCCTGTTCCGCGGCGACCTGCTGAACCCCTTCGACCTCGGCAAGGTGATCAACGAGCACGGCATCACCCGCATCATCCACACCGCGGCCTATCCCAACCTCGGCACCGGCGCCCAGGAGAACCCCTACGGGGCCATCCAGGTGAACATCATGGGCACCGCCAACGTGCTGGAGGCGGCGCGGCTCCACGGCGCCGAGCGGGTGGTCATGATCAGCACCGCGGCCGTGGCCCGGGGGATCGCCGGCGGCGAGGACAACGGCGACCACAGCAAGGAGGAGGCGCTGCCGCGGCCCAGCTCGTTCTATTCGGCCACCAAGCAGGCGGGCGAGAACCTGGGCTACAACTACGCGCGCTCCCACGGCGTCGACTTCCGCGCCGTGCGCTTCCCCAACGTGTGCGGCCCCTGGATCCCCGGCGGCGGCGGCCGCCCCAGCGCCATGTTCCGCACCCTGGTGGAGAAGTCGGTGGACGGCGTCGAGCACACCGTCCCGCCCGGCGTCATGGAATGGCTCTATTCCAAGGACGCCGCCCGCGGCGTGGTCCTGGCCCTCCAGACCGAGGGCGTCAAGAGCCGTGTCTTCAACCTCGGCGTCGGCAAGCCCTACGACAACCAGGAGCTCATCGACATCTTCAAGCAGGTGGTCCCCGGCGCCAAGCTCGGCATCGACGAAAGCGCCACCACCTCGCAGACCTCCTCGGTGTTCCTGGACATCACCCGCGCCCAGACCGAACTGGGCTTCGACGCCGAGTACGACATCCCGGCGGCGGTGTCGGACTTCGTGGGCTGGTACCGGCGGCTCAAGGGGAAGGGAAACTAA